The following coding sequences are from one Microtus pennsylvanicus isolate mMicPen1 chromosome 1, mMicPen1.hap1, whole genome shotgun sequence window:
- the Bcl6 gene encoding B-cell lymphoma 6 protein: MASPADSCIQFTRHASDVLLNLNRLRSRDILTDVVIVVSREQFRAHKTVLMACSGLFYSIFTDQLKCNLSVINLDPEINPEGFCILLDFMYTSRLNLREGNIMAVMATAMYLQMEHVVDTCRKFIKASEAEMAPALKPPREEFLNSRMLMPHDIMAYRGREVVENNLSLRNPPGCESRAFPPSLYSGLSTPPASYPMYSHLPLSSFLFSDEELRDAHARMPVANHFPKDRTLSCDSARPVPGEYSRPAMEVSPSLCHSNIYSPKEAVPEEARSDMRYNVTEGPKPAAPSARNAPYFPCDKASKEEERPSSEDEIALHFEPPNAPLNRKGLVSPQSPQKSDCQPNSPTESCSSKNACILQASGSPPAKSPTDPKACNWKKYKFIVLNSLNQNAKSEGTEQAELGRLSPRVYPAPPVCQPPLEPENLGLQSPTKLSVSGEDSTIPQASRLNNIVNRSLTGSPRSSSESHSPLYMHPPKCTSCGAQSPQHTEMCLHTAGPTFPEEMGETHSEYSDSSCENGAFFCNECDCRFSEEASLKRHTLQTHSDKPYKCDRCQASFRYKGNLASHKTVHTGEKPYRCNICGAQFNRPANLKTHTRIHSGEKPYKCETCGARFVQVAHLRAHVLIHTGEKPYPCEICGTRFRHLQTLKSHLRIHTGEKPYHCEKCNLHFRHKSQLRLHLRQKHGAITNTKVQYRVSAADLPPELPKAC, from the exons ATGGCCTCGCCGGCTGACAGCTGCATTCAGTTCACCCGCCATGCGAGTGATGTTCTTCTTAACCTTAATCGTCTCCGGAGTCGGGACATCTTGACGGACGTTGTCATTGTGGTGAGCCGTGAACAGTTCAGAGCCCATAAGACAGTGCTCATGGCCTGCAG CGGCCTCTTCTACAGCATCTTCACTGACCAGTTGAAGTGCAACCTTAGCGTAATCAATCTGGATCCTGAGATCAACCCTGAGGGGTTCTGCATCCTCTTGGACTTCATGTATACATCTAGGCTCAACCTGCGGGAAGGAAACATCATGGCTGTAATGGCTACAGCCATGTACCTGCAGATGGAGCACGTTGTGGACACGTGCAGGAAGTTCATCAAGGCCAG CGAAGCAGAAATGGCCCCAGCACTTAAGCCTCCCCGAGAAGAGTTCCTGAACAGCCGGATGCTGATGCCTCATGACATCATGGCCTACAGAGGCCGTGAGGTCGTGGAGAACAACCTGTCACTAAGAAATCCCCCTGGGTGTGAGAGCAGAGCCTTTCCCCCTAGCCTCTACAGTGGCCTGTCAACACCACCAGCCTCGTATCCTATGTACAGCCACCTCCCACTCAGCAGCTTCCTTTTCTCTGATGAAGAGCTACGAGATGCCCATGCCCGCATGCCTGTGGCTAACCACTTCCCCAAGGACCGGACCCTCTCCTGCGACAGTGCCAGGCCAGTCCCCGGTGAATATAGCAGACCAGCCATGGAGGTGTCCCCCAGCTTGTGCCACAGCAACATCTACTCACCCAAGGAGGCAGTGCCAGAGGAGGCACGGAGTGACATGCGCTACAATGTGACTGAGGGCCCCAAGCCTGCTGCCCCCTCTGCCCGGAATGCCCCATACTTCCCCTGTGACAAGGCCAGCAAAGAAGAAGAGAGACCCTCTTCGGAGGATGAAATCGCCCTGCACTTCGAGCCCCCTAATGCACCCTTGAACCGGAAGGGTCTGGTTAGTCCCCAGAGTCCCCAGAAATCTGACTGCCAGCCCAACTCACCCACAGAGTCCTGCAGTAGCAAGAACGCCTGCATCCTTCAGGCCTCTGGCTCCCCGCCAGCCAAGAGCCCCACTGACCCGAAAGCTTGCAACTGGAAGAAGTATAAGTTCATTGTGCTCAACAGCCTCAACCAGAATGCCAAATCAGAGGGCACGGAGCAGGCAGAGCTGGGCCGCCTCTCCCCTCGAGTCTACCCGGCCCCACCTGTCTGCCAGCCACCTTTGGAGCCTGAGAACCTTGGCCTCCAGTCCCCAACCAAGCTCAGTGTGAGTGGAGAGGACTCAACTATCCCCCAAGCCAGCCGACTCAATAACATCGTGAACAG GTCCCTGACAGGCTCCCCCCGAAGCAGCAGTGAGAGCCACTCACCACTTTACATGCACCCCCCAAAGTGTACGTCCTGTGGCGCTCAGTCCCCACAGCATACAGAGATGTGCCTCCACACTGCTGGGCCCACGTTCCCCGAGGAGATGGGAGAGACCCACTCAGAGTACTCAGATTCCAGCTGTG AGAACGGGGCCTTCTTCTGCAATGAATGTGACTGCCGCTTCTCTGAGGAGGCCTCACTCAAGAGGCACACGCTACAGACGCACAGCGACAAACCGTACAAGTGTGACCGCTGCCAGGCTTCCTTCCGCTACAAAGGCAACCTCGCCAGCCACAAGACCGTCCACACAG GGGAGAAGCCCTACCGCTGTAACATCTGTGGAGCGCAGTTCAATCGGCCAGCCAACCTGAAGACCCACACTCGAATTCACTCTGGGGAAAAGCCCTACAAGTGTGAGACCTGTGGGGCCAGGTTTGTGCAG GTGGCCCACCTCCGTGCCCATGTGCTCATCCACACCGGAGAGAAGCCGTACCCCTGTGAAATCTGTGGCACCCGCTTCAGGCACCTTCAGACGCTAAAGAGCCACCTGCGCatccacacaggagagaaaccttaccAT TGTGAGAAGTGCAACCTACACTTCCGTCACAAAAGCCAACTGCGACTTCACCTGCGCCAGAAGCACGGCGCCATCACCAACACCAAGGTGCAATACCGCGTGTCGGCTGCTGACCTGCCTCCGGAGCTCCCCAAAGCCTGCTGA